Proteins encoded by one window of Roseibium sp. Sym1:
- a CDS encoding MFS transporter gives MSVVSPARVPASPSLFAPERAAGTLALMLGVGSHAINGFVTTAVLPDIIRDLGGQDRAFWVFSSFEMMAILAGCLTGAAKVRFSARLPFLLATLLLAGGSVLAGLSTSLEGLIAGRALQGFGEGMIIAPCYALIPDLFPQVLVPRVFAMLAGVWAMAAGFGPVSAGLLADLWSWRAAFLINLPLVLLLFILMNTALPSHAARPAPDNVTTGRSGRFGLRLLLLVVSIFLLTVIGELHEPLPLALTTLAGLAVAGLLFKVDAGSARRLFPRDAFRLRTMIGLGTWIVILISVAAAVRAIFVTTIGQVLWGLSVTEASYVTALLALSWSVFALISSRAPTRQRELAYLGTGPFLVAGGLGLTAIAIDVDDLWVFAAASIVTGAGHGLCNQILLRSLMYSADGEDRNLVSGILPTISSAGIAIGGGLTGLLAIMTGLVAPGDTALLGKEAVIRSGASVFYINAALTLLPAFAMLVLRRRLMRQEVSDP, from the coding sequence ATGTCCGTCGTTTCGCCAGCGCGCGTGCCCGCCAGCCCGTCCCTGTTCGCGCCCGAACGCGCTGCCGGCACGCTGGCGCTGATGCTCGGCGTCGGCTCCCATGCGATCAACGGCTTTGTTACCACCGCCGTGCTGCCGGACATCATCCGCGACCTCGGCGGGCAGGACCGGGCCTTCTGGGTGTTTTCCTCCTTCGAGATGATGGCAATCCTGGCCGGTTGCCTGACCGGCGCCGCCAAGGTGCGTTTCAGCGCCCGCCTGCCCTTCCTGCTGGCAACGCTGCTTTTGGCCGGCGGCTCGGTGCTTGCCGGTCTGTCGACCTCCCTGGAAGGCCTGATCGCCGGGCGCGCGCTACAAGGTTTCGGCGAAGGCATGATCATCGCCCCCTGTTATGCGCTGATCCCCGATCTCTTCCCGCAGGTTCTGGTGCCGCGGGTGTTTGCCATGCTGGCCGGGGTCTGGGCGATGGCGGCCGGGTTCGGGCCGGTTTCCGCGGGCCTGCTGGCGGACCTGTGGTCGTGGCGCGCCGCGTTTCTGATCAACCTGCCTTTGGTGTTGCTCCTGTTCATCCTGATGAACACCGCCCTGCCCTCGCATGCCGCACGGCCTGCGCCGGACAACGTCACGACAGGCAGAAGCGGCCGTTTCGGCCTGCGGCTTCTGCTGCTCGTCGTCAGCATCTTCCTCCTGACCGTGATCGGAGAGCTGCACGAACCATTGCCCCTGGCGCTGACAACGCTCGCCGGTCTCGCCGTTGCCGGCCTTCTCTTCAAGGTCGATGCCGGCAGCGCCAGGCGGCTCTTCCCCAGGGACGCTTTCCGGCTACGGACCATGATCGGCCTCGGCACCTGGATCGTCATCCTGATCTCGGTCGCCGCGGCGGTCCGCGCCATCTTCGTAACCACCATCGGGCAGGTTCTTTGGGGCCTCAGCGTCACCGAGGCCAGCTATGTCACCGCCCTGCTTGCCCTGTCCTGGTCGGTCTTTGCCTTGATATCCTCGCGCGCGCCCACCAGACAGCGCGAACTGGCCTATCTCGGAACCGGACCGTTCCTGGTTGCCGGCGGGCTCGGCCTGACGGCAATCGCCATTGACGTTGATGACCTGTGGGTGTTTGCCGCGGCGTCCATCGTCACGGGCGCCGGTCACGGCCTGTGCAACCAGATCCTGTTGCGCTCGCTTATGTATTCCGCGGACGGCGAAGACCGGAACCTTGTCTCCGGCATCCTGCCGACCATCTCCTCCGCGGGCATTGCCATCGGCGGCGGCCTGACCGGCCTGCTGGCGATCATGACCGGACTGGTCGCGCCGGGCGACACGGCCCTGCTCGGCAAGGAGGCGGTGATCCGGTCGGGAGCCTCGGTGTTCTACATCAATGCCGCGCTCACATTGCTCCCGGCCTTCGCGATGCTGGTCCTGCGCCGCCGGCTGATGCGGCAGGAGGTCTCCGATCCCTGA
- a CDS encoding ketosteroid isomerase-related protein, translating to MPNKQSRFLIDTYFAAFNAGDTKKMESLVADDLIHDVNQGERRVGKDKFWSFNVHMTRCYKERLTDIELFVNEDGTRAAAEFVVNGSYIDTDTGLPEARGQTYKLPAGSFFEIRDGKIARITTYYNLQNWIDQVKEGSGEKMPEEA from the coding sequence ATGCCCAACAAGCAGTCCCGGTTTCTGATCGATACCTATTTCGCAGCCTTCAATGCTGGCGACACCAAGAAGATGGAAAGCCTGGTGGCCGACGATCTGATCCATGATGTCAACCAGGGCGAACGGCGTGTCGGCAAGGACAAGTTCTGGTCCTTCAACGTCCACATGACCCGCTGCTACAAGGAGCGGCTCACCGATATCGAGTTGTTCGTCAACGAGGACGGCACGCGGGCGGCAGCCGAGTTTGTCGTCAACGGCAGCTATATCGACACCGATACGGGCCTGCCGGAAGCCCGGGGCCAGACCTACAAGCTACCGGCCGGCAGCTTCTTCGAGATCCGCGATGGCAAGATCGCCCGCATCACCACCTATTACAATCTTCAGAACTGGATCGACCAGGTGAAGGAAGGAAGTGGCGAGAAAATGCCCGAAGAGGCCTGA
- a CDS encoding slipin family protein codes for MTTFLDKIRGRTRVVISETERALHICKGELRGILGPGEHSLTNGRGTLVVERHALAGVEFRSTFEKALFDKLPQVADHHLTVIRTNPGEVAVVERDNRIHTVLGPDQRYVVWTDAGPWTWTTIDVDAEPELPQKLKRRLTDAGQTRQIETATVAEGQVALLFTDSVLTRVLEPGVYAFWKAGQSVTKKVIDMKRQALDVTGQEVLTLDRVTIRINLSADYRVVDPVKAATEVKDFADTLYRALQLVFRKQLGALKLDQILERKGEVNAEAATKIRADMAEIGVEISDIVLKDVILPGEMREILNKVVTAEKEAEANVIRRREETNATRSLLNTAKVMAENPVMLRLKELEALEAIAGKVDRLTVHNGTGGLMNDLVRLRDNSAE; via the coding sequence ATGACGACTTTTCTCGACAAGATCCGCGGTCGCACCCGCGTAGTGATTTCTGAAACCGAACGGGCCCTGCACATCTGCAAGGGCGAGCTCCGGGGCATTCTCGGACCGGGGGAGCACAGCCTGACAAACGGCCGCGGTACCCTGGTGGTCGAGCGCCACGCCCTGGCGGGTGTAGAGTTTCGGTCGACCTTCGAGAAGGCGCTGTTCGATAAGCTTCCGCAGGTTGCTGACCATCATCTGACGGTGATCCGCACCAACCCGGGCGAAGTGGCCGTCGTGGAACGGGACAACCGGATCCACACCGTGCTTGGCCCGGACCAGCGGTATGTGGTCTGGACGGACGCTGGCCCCTGGACCTGGACGACCATCGACGTGGACGCTGAGCCGGAGCTGCCGCAGAAGCTGAAGCGCCGGCTGACCGATGCCGGTCAGACCCGGCAGATCGAGACCGCAACGGTCGCCGAAGGCCAGGTCGCCCTGCTGTTCACCGACAGCGTCCTGACCAGGGTGCTCGAACCGGGTGTCTACGCATTCTGGAAGGCGGGCCAGAGCGTGACCAAGAAGGTCATCGACATGAAGCGTCAGGCGCTCGACGTCACCGGCCAGGAAGTGCTGACCCTCGACCGCGTCACCATCCGGATCAACCTTTCCGCGGACTACCGCGTGGTCGATCCGGTGAAGGCAGCGACCGAGGTCAAGGACTTCGCCGATACGCTCTACCGGGCGCTGCAGCTTGTGTTCCGCAAGCAGCTCGGCGCGCTGAAGCTTGACCAGATCCTTGAACGAAAGGGTGAGGTCAACGCGGAAGCGGCCACAAAGATCCGGGCCGACATGGCGGAAATCGGCGTCGAGATCTCCGATATCGTCCTGAAGGATGTGATCCTGCCGGGCGAAATGCGCGAGATCCTCAACAAGGTGGTGACGGCGGAAAAGGAAGCCGAAGCCAACGTGATCCGGCGCCGGGAAGAAACGAACGCAACCCGTTCGCTTCTGAACACGGCCAAGGTCATGGCCGAAAACCCGGTCATGCTGCGGCTGAAGGAGCTGGAGGCGCTCGAAGCCATTGCCGGCAAGGTGGACCGCCTGACGGTCCACAACGGGACCGGCGGGCTGATGAACGACCTCGTCCGGCTGCGCGACAACAGCGCCGAGTGA
- a CDS encoding RNA 2'-phosphotransferase, which yields MKTDIKISKRLSLWLRHQPADAGLVLTGDGWASVPEILNAFERKGLACTREQLQRVVDTNDKKRFELSGDGTRIRARQGHSVAIDLGLAPLAPPQYLFHGTATRFLSPILKDGLKPMNRHHVHLSADTATATRVGSRHGKPAILNVAAGSMHAAGHVFFRTENGVWLVEHVPPAFLELVQS from the coding sequence ATGAAAACAGACATAAAGATTTCCAAACGCCTGTCTCTCTGGCTGCGACATCAGCCGGCGGACGCGGGGCTTGTGCTTACTGGCGACGGCTGGGCAAGCGTCCCCGAGATCCTGAACGCCTTCGAGCGCAAAGGCCTTGCCTGCACCCGCGAGCAGTTGCAGCGGGTGGTCGACACCAACGACAAGAAGCGCTTCGAGCTTTCCGGAGACGGCACCAGGATCCGTGCCCGCCAGGGCCATTCCGTGGCGATCGACCTGGGCCTTGCCCCGCTCGCGCCGCCGCAATACCTGTTCCACGGCACCGCCACAAGATTTCTGTCGCCGATCCTGAAGGACGGCCTGAAGCCCATGAACCGGCACCACGTGCATTTGTCCGCGGACACTGCCACCGCGACCAGGGTCGGCTCCCGCCACGGCAAACCGGCCATCCTGAATGTGGCGGCCGGGTCCATGCACGCCGCCGGGCATGTCTTCTTCCGGACTGAAAACGGGGTCTGGCTGGTCGAACACGTTCCGCCGGCCTTTCTGGAACTGGTGCAAAGCTGA
- a CDS encoding M10 family metallopeptidase C-terminal domain-containing protein: MVIGAQNTTENAGIFEATGVTDNDRTGDNNIDGLLIGTKWNSTNLTFSFPDSSTYYNTPYEIYPGGYDDGYVDNFVEMNAYWKGAIRIALDHFASVSGLTFTEVSSTTQADLVFAQTTDASLPTASGRFPGWNNQGHAWFQQYNYAGRPEHGTYTSHTILHEIGHTLGLAHGHSPDSITSVPGVAMDYDRDSMEFSVMTYRSYVGHSLTGYTNEYYGFAQTLMQYDIAALQQLYGANYAFNSADTTYHFSPVTGQMFVNGTAQADGPSENIFRTIWDGGGNDTYDFSNYRPQLLIDLEPGGWSELDSQNALLGSGAVAWGNVFNAQLHDNDLRSIIENAIGGQTHDRIFGNQVSNMLEGRNGNDLLYGRAGNDTLFGGAGNDTLRGGSGTDRIDGGSGFDIADYLNSAAGIFVNLSSSRTESGGDAQGDKLVRIEGVWGSHHDDVITGSAASNRLEGAGGNDWLAGWHGVDTLRGGAGNDFLRGGEDNDRLDGGDGNDTADYAQSKSSVFVNLADSRVERGGSAEGDRLISIENINGSSFSDVLDGDGNDNFIFGAAGSDIIRGGGGNDTLEGGLSNDVIAGGTGIDTAIYEASSAFVFINLSDNRTESGGEAQGDKLVSIENIVGSSHDDVITGDANANTIEGGAGNDMLYGWHGDDILRGGAGNDVIRGGFGGDMIYGDAGNDTVDYQQSNASVTVNLTSSSTLTGGSAQGDRLYGIENIIGSAHTDYLTGDNGANVIDGGGGDDTLRGLGGADTFRFTTTGSHKLIMDFQKGVDVVEITIGADAFSDLVIADYYGEAMVIYAGGSILLSTLTQAQVTADDFIFT, encoded by the coding sequence ATGGTCATCGGAGCCCAGAACACGACGGAAAATGCCGGTATTTTTGAGGCGACGGGCGTTACGGACAATGACCGGACCGGCGATAACAATATCGATGGCCTCCTGATTGGCACCAAGTGGAACAGCACCAATCTGACCTTCTCGTTCCCGGATTCGTCGACCTACTACAACACGCCCTACGAGATTTATCCCGGCGGTTATGACGACGGATATGTCGACAATTTCGTCGAGATGAACGCCTATTGGAAGGGCGCGATCCGGATCGCTCTCGATCATTTCGCCTCGGTATCCGGTCTGACCTTCACGGAAGTTTCATCAACCACGCAGGCGGACCTGGTCTTTGCCCAGACCACGGACGCCAGCCTGCCGACGGCCAGTGGACGGTTTCCGGGCTGGAACAACCAGGGCCATGCCTGGTTCCAGCAATACAATTATGCCGGCCGCCCGGAGCATGGCACATACACGTCGCACACCATTCTTCATGAAATCGGCCACACGCTTGGCCTGGCACACGGCCATTCTCCCGACAGCATTACGTCAGTTCCTGGCGTTGCCATGGATTATGATCGCGATTCGATGGAATTCTCGGTCATGACCTACCGGTCCTATGTCGGGCATTCCCTGACCGGTTACACCAACGAGTATTACGGCTTCGCCCAGACGCTGATGCAGTATGACATCGCGGCGCTGCAGCAGCTTTACGGCGCCAATTACGCTTTCAACAGCGCCGACACCACCTATCACTTCTCGCCTGTCACGGGTCAGATGTTTGTCAACGGCACGGCGCAGGCGGACGGCCCCAGCGAAAACATCTTCCGGACGATCTGGGACGGTGGCGGCAACGACACCTACGATTTCAGCAACTACAGGCCCCAGCTTCTGATTGATCTGGAGCCCGGAGGCTGGTCAGAGCTGGACTCCCAGAACGCACTTCTGGGTTCCGGAGCGGTTGCCTGGGGCAACGTATTCAACGCCCAGCTCCATGACAATGATCTGCGTTCGATCATCGAAAACGCGATCGGCGGCCAGACCCACGACAGGATCTTCGGCAACCAAGTCAGCAACATGCTGGAGGGCCGGAATGGCAACGACCTGCTCTACGGCCGTGCCGGCAACGACACGCTGTTTGGCGGTGCCGGCAATGACACGTTGCGCGGCGGCTCCGGAACCGACCGGATTGATGGTGGTAGTGGCTTCGATATTGCCGATTATCTGAATTCCGCCGCCGGGATCTTCGTCAATCTCAGCAGCAGCCGGACAGAAAGCGGTGGCGACGCGCAGGGCGACAAGCTGGTCCGGATTGAGGGCGTCTGGGGGTCGCACCACGACGACGTCATCACGGGCTCGGCAGCGTCCAACAGACTGGAAGGCGCCGGCGGCAACGACTGGCTTGCCGGCTGGCACGGTGTTGACACCTTGCGCGGCGGCGCCGGCAACGATTTCCTGCGCGGCGGTGAAGACAATGACCGGCTGGATGGTGGCGACGGCAATGACACCGCCGATTACGCACAGTCGAAGTCGAGCGTTTTCGTAAATCTTGCAGACAGCCGCGTGGAACGAGGCGGTTCGGCCGAGGGCGACCGCCTGATCAGCATCGAGAACATCAATGGATCCAGTTTCAGCGACGTACTTGACGGCGACGGCAATGACAATTTCATTTTCGGCGCCGCTGGAAGTGACATCATTCGCGGGGGCGGCGGAAACGACACCCTTGAAGGCGGACTGTCCAATGACGTTATTGCCGGAGGCACAGGCATAGACACGGCCATCTACGAAGCCTCCTCCGCCTTCGTATTCATCAACCTGTCAGACAACAGGACGGAAAGCGGCGGCGAGGCCCAGGGCGACAAGTTGGTCTCAATCGAGAACATCGTCGGTTCTTCCCATGATGACGTGATCACCGGTGACGCCAATGCCAATACCATTGAGGGTGGGGCAGGCAACGACATGCTGTATGGCTGGCACGGCGACGACATTTTGCGCGGAGGTGCGGGCAATGATGTGATCCGGGGCGGTTTCGGCGGGGACATGATTTACGGAGATGCGGGCAACGACACCGTGGACTATCAGCAGTCCAACGCCTCCGTCACCGTCAACCTGACCAGTTCCTCGACCCTTACGGGAGGCTCGGCACAGGGTGACCGGCTTTACGGTATCGAGAATATTATCGGTTCCGCGCATACCGACTACCTGACCGGCGACAATGGCGCCAATGTCATCGACGGAGGCGGCGGAGACGACACTCTCAGGGGACTTGGTGGTGCCGACACGTTTCGCTTTACGACCACCGGCAGCCACAAACTCATTATGGATTTCCAGAAAGGCGTCGACGTCGTCGAAATCACGATCGGCGCCGACGCGTTTTCCGACCTTGTCATTGCCGACTATTACGGCGAAGCCATGGTGATTTATGCAGGTGGCAGCATTCTCCTGAGCACGCTGACGCAAGCCCAGGTTACCGCAGACGATTTCATATTCACCTGA
- a CDS encoding DUF930 domain-containing protein, producing MDDDRFSDKLHFGWGFGLSLLLHGLLALYLFTDVVELLPEPEETPIEVTLVPFSEPEQAEPEPETPEPPPEEQLEEQPEEQQEEGEETPPPPPPPPPPPPPAPQEPAEAEPPAETAILPSVEEFGEEDSGPQETAEDTPPETAEADQEIAEETPPEEEEPGQDTAESAPDEAAPSEDVATDETEAGEPAVPEEAEEETGEETGEDQDEAAPTELADDTAVPEPEAASEEDTTQETAGTGAEVDTGPDGEEPAEDFGIVGPIATNTTPAPKPARRADSGRRQAPRETGNSGRPAGMQAARELFSNEDPRVLSAMRGLSANERLKLLCVSELERQLSAVSAVPPESFPVPRRVSGTVVDLRGVAFKSLGRWFDLSFRCETNSDVTRVESFAFKIGNEVSGR from the coding sequence ATGGATGACGACCGGTTCAGCGACAAGCTGCACTTCGGCTGGGGCTTCGGCCTCTCGTTGCTGCTGCATGGCCTTCTCGCGCTTTATCTCTTCACGGATGTCGTGGAATTGCTGCCGGAGCCCGAGGAAACGCCCATCGAGGTGACCCTGGTGCCGTTTTCCGAACCGGAACAGGCCGAGCCCGAACCGGAAACGCCGGAGCCGCCCCCGGAAGAACAGCTGGAAGAACAGCCGGAAGAACAGCAGGAGGAGGGGGAAGAAACACCACCGCCACCTCCTCCTCCACCGCCACCTCCTCCGCCCGCTCCCCAGGAGCCTGCCGAAGCCGAGCCTCCGGCGGAAACGGCCATCCTGCCGTCCGTGGAGGAATTCGGCGAGGAGGACAGCGGGCCGCAGGAGACCGCCGAGGACACGCCACCGGAGACGGCTGAAGCTGATCAGGAGATCGCTGAAGAGACACCGCCCGAAGAGGAAGAGCCTGGCCAGGATACCGCCGAGAGCGCGCCGGATGAGGCTGCTCCTTCCGAGGACGTCGCGACCGACGAGACGGAAGCCGGCGAGCCGGCTGTCCCGGAAGAGGCTGAAGAAGAGACCGGGGAAGAGACTGGCGAAGACCAGGACGAAGCTGCCCCCACCGAGCTCGCGGATGATACCGCTGTCCCGGAACCCGAAGCGGCATCGGAAGAGGACACAACGCAAGAAACCGCGGGCACCGGTGCGGAGGTCGATACAGGTCCCGACGGCGAGGAACCGGCCGAGGATTTCGGCATTGTCGGGCCGATTGCGACAAATACAACGCCTGCGCCCAAACCGGCGCGCCGGGCTGATTCCGGTCGAAGGCAGGCACCGCGGGAAACCGGCAATTCCGGTCGGCCGGCGGGCATGCAGGCAGCGCGGGAGTTGTTTTCGAACGAGGATCCGCGCGTCCTTTCCGCGATGCGCGGCTTGAGTGCCAATGAGCGTCTGAAGCTGTTGTGCGTGTCGGAACTGGAAAGGCAGCTTTCCGCGGTGAGCGCGGTTCCACCGGAGAGTTTTCCGGTGCCGCGAAGGGTATCGGGCACAGTCGTCGACTTGCGCGGAGTTGCGTTCAAGAGCCTGGGACGCTGGTTTGATCTCTCTTTCCGGTGCGAGACCAACAGCGATGTCACGCGGGTCGAAAGCTTTGCCTTCAAGATCGGCAACGAAGTCTCAGGGCGCTAG
- a CDS encoding KAP family P-loop NTPase fold protein: MEIQIELIGTVSSDCQRLLGGMKPDELIRQPLWPEEMRSKEFAANQPDWAYRAFDAFVNSEWIKTAAGQIIASWYQELVPFEGDESRSAFGEGRDIAIASQPDEFWAITEDRSAEAVWEDIDRLLKGEPVEALEDIEIVDEGQLSSQADDGEEGPFEADEGRTLAGLEDEGARTEGGDPGATGQAPAKIEVSVQFDQYARKDELGRKRFAEVLATRIGELHEGGGPDGLAVNLHAPWGAGKTTVLHFMKGFLEAEDLPEGKRWVVIDFNAWQHEHRRPPWWPFLKTLKSQLSDRLSEQRRRTRAAEVRHEWRAWQLRAEAPPYLAGLLVVSLVLTLIWSGSGDIAKSILSGVGGVLAVITAATLYSRKVFFGSTKSATLYHDYASDPLEKLSVLFRDMIEAADAPVCIFVDDLDRCQNEFVVEFLEGLQTSFRHRKVAYVIAADKFWIKTSFEDKYPSFCEKTADRTQPLGYQFLEKIFQFNVPLPGMAAWKKRYLEARLGLAGESAPAGVRPAVAAEAAEPVADDAVSEEAEAAEDREVENFRGVIRSSQPEGLTHETVRTLSSGEAKDNPAYQAALALEYTTSKTARKEAEHFLFRYLELLPDNPRGIKRIINAFGMAVATAILERQALDYDVLTRWTILEQCYPAVADELTRDPELAEALLAVDAEGGEDLSGLPDPLAAFCEKKMALTLLKNGEDAVLTSAVIKRLTRGLEEPEAVA, from the coding sequence GTGGAGATACAGATTGAACTGATCGGCACCGTCTCATCAGACTGCCAGCGCCTCCTCGGCGGCATGAAGCCGGATGAACTGATCCGCCAGCCGCTATGGCCGGAGGAAATGCGGTCGAAGGAGTTTGCCGCCAATCAGCCCGACTGGGCTTATCGTGCCTTCGACGCGTTTGTAAACAGCGAGTGGATCAAGACCGCTGCGGGGCAGATCATCGCCAGCTGGTACCAGGAGCTTGTTCCCTTCGAGGGCGACGAGTCCCGCAGTGCCTTCGGGGAAGGGAGGGATATCGCCATCGCGTCCCAGCCGGACGAATTCTGGGCCATAACCGAGGATCGCAGCGCGGAGGCCGTCTGGGAGGATATCGACCGGCTGCTGAAGGGCGAACCGGTCGAGGCCCTGGAAGACATCGAGATTGTCGATGAAGGACAGTTGTCGTCCCAGGCGGATGACGGCGAGGAAGGTCCGTTCGAGGCCGACGAGGGCCGCACGCTTGCAGGCCTTGAGGACGAGGGAGCCCGGACGGAGGGCGGTGATCCTGGCGCGACCGGTCAAGCGCCCGCCAAGATCGAGGTTTCCGTCCAGTTCGACCAATATGCACGCAAGGACGAGCTTGGCCGCAAGCGCTTTGCCGAGGTTCTGGCAACCAGGATCGGCGAACTGCATGAGGGCGGCGGGCCGGACGGGCTGGCGGTGAACCTTCATGCGCCCTGGGGCGCGGGCAAGACCACGGTCCTGCATTTCATGAAAGGGTTCCTGGAGGCGGAGGACCTGCCCGAAGGCAAGCGCTGGGTGGTGATCGATTTCAATGCCTGGCAGCACGAACACCGGCGGCCGCCCTGGTGGCCCTTCCTGAAGACGCTGAAAAGCCAGCTGTCGGACCGCTTGAGCGAACAGCGACGCCGCACGCGGGCCGCTGAGGTGCGGCATGAGTGGCGCGCCTGGCAGCTCAGGGCCGAAGCGCCGCCCTATCTGGCGGGGCTCCTGGTCGTGTCGCTGGTGCTGACACTGATCTGGTCGGGCAGCGGCGATATCGCCAAGAGCATCCTCAGCGGTGTCGGCGGCGTGCTTGCCGTGATCACGGCGGCGACGCTCTATTCCCGCAAGGTGTTCTTCGGCTCCACGAAAAGCGCGACCCTCTACCACGACTATGCCAGTGATCCGCTTGAGAAACTGTCCGTTCTCTTCCGGGACATGATCGAGGCGGCGGATGCGCCGGTTTGCATCTTCGTCGACGATCTCGACCGTTGCCAGAACGAGTTCGTGGTCGAATTTCTGGAAGGGCTGCAAACCTCCTTCCGGCACCGGAAAGTCGCTTACGTGATCGCGGCGGACAAGTTCTGGATCAAGACCAGTTTCGAGGACAAATATCCGAGCTTCTGCGAGAAGACGGCGGACCGGACACAGCCGCTCGGCTACCAGTTCCTGGAAAAGATCTTCCAGTTCAACGTGCCGCTGCCGGGCATGGCGGCGTGGAAAAAGCGGTATCTTGAGGCGCGGCTCGGGCTTGCCGGCGAGAGCGCTCCGGCCGGCGTGCGGCCTGCGGTTGCCGCAGAAGCGGCGGAGCCCGTTGCAGACGACGCCGTCTCGGAAGAGGCCGAGGCTGCCGAAGACCGCGAAGTGGAAAATTTTCGCGGTGTCATCCGCTCGTCCCAGCCCGAGGGGCTCACCCACGAGACGGTCAGAACCCTGTCCTCGGGCGAGGCGAAGGACAATCCGGCCTACCAGGCGGCGCTGGCGCTGGAATACACGACCTCCAAAACCGCGCGCAAGGAAGCGGAGCATTTCCTGTTCCGCTATCTTGAGCTGCTGCCCGACAATCCTCGCGGCATCAAGCGGATCATCAATGCCTTCGGCATGGCGGTCGCCACCGCGATCCTGGAGCGTCAGGCGCTCGATTATGACGTGCTGACCCGCTGGACCATCCTGGAACAATGTTATCCGGCGGTTGCCGACGAGCTGACACGCGATCCGGAGCTCGCCGAGGCGCTGCTGGCGGTCGATGCGGAGGGCGGCGAAGACCTTTCCGGCCTGCCGGATCCGCTGGCAGCCTTCTGCGAGAAAAAGATGGCGTTGACGCTGTTGAAGAACGGCGAGGACGCCGTGCTGACCTCCGCCGTGATCAAGCGGCTGACGCGCGGGCTGGAGGAGCCGGAAGCGGTTGCATAA